The following proteins are encoded in a genomic region of Stegostoma tigrinum isolate sSteTig4 chromosome 2, sSteTig4.hap1, whole genome shotgun sequence:
- the rnf182 gene encoding E3 ubiquitin-protein ligase RNF182 isoform X1, giving the protein MNCKTIENPIEKQLFSSEELECKICYNLYNLKNRRPKLLECFHRVCARCLCKIVDLGDSSPSIISCPFCRYETSVLDDEVGGLPDDNNILAVLVCKEKNRKFAVDNPSELLLTPKRLSSFGSPSRSSNCLVITIMEVQRESPQSQSSASVTEFYNSNFGSIASMSRQWAFWNCTPLFCRTIGRILIWLLGLLYFSSLPLGVYLLVIQKVTLGIIFVSLVPSSLVILMVYGFCQCLCHEFLDCISS; this is encoded by the coding sequence ATGAATTGCAAGACTATAGAGAATCCTATTGAGAAACAATTGTTTTCTTCTGAGGAGCTGGAATGCAAAATCTGTTACAATCTTTACAACCTGAAGAATAGGAGACCCAAATTGTTGGAATGCTTTCACAGGGTGTGTGCCAGATGCCTGTGCAAAATTGTAGACCTTGGAGACTCCTCACCAAGTATAATTAGCTGTCCTTTCTGCAGGTATGAGACCAGTGTACTAGACGATGAAGTTGGTGGACTCCCAGATGATAATAATATTCTTGCCGTCCTTGTATGCAAGGAGAAGAATAGAAAGTTTGCTGTGGATAACCCATCTGAACTTCTGCTGACTCCGAAAAGGTTATCTTCCTTTGGAAGCCCTTCCCGATCCTCAAACTGTCTGGTCATAACCATCATGGAGGTTCAAAGGGAATCCCCACAATCTCAGAGCTCAGCATCAGTTACGGAATTCTACAACTCCAATTTTGGTTCAATAGCCTCAATGTCTCGGCAGTGGGCATTTTGGAATTGCACTCCCCTTTTCTGTCGCACAATAGGCAGAATTTTAATCTGGCTACTGGGACTCCTCTATTTCAGCTCTTTACCTCTTGGTGTATATCTGCTTGTGATTCAGAAGGTTACACTAGGGATTATATTTGTCAGTCTTGTTCCCTCCAGTCTTGTTATACTTATGGTCTATGGTTTCTGTCAGTGTTTATGTCATGA